From Saccharomycodes ludwigii strain NBRC 1722 chromosome IV, whole genome shotgun sequence, one genomic window encodes:
- the CHK1 gene encoding serine/threonine protein kinase CHK1 (similar to Saccharomyces cerevisiae YBR274W | CHK1 | CHeckpoint Kinase): MSSFSQIDPLPNIKDVEVRDTIGQGSFAIVKKATLKNDDSLVFAIKFVHLHTCKKFGLDDNAIANEVLIHKKCSKHPNVIRLLNFSVSTNYLWLAMELAAGGDLFDKIEPDVGIPDQEVVQFYFQQLLNAVHYLHNECGVAHRDIKPENILLDNHGNMKLADFGLATVFKRQNGTYRNSIDVCGSPPYMAPDVLADGGYRSDVADIWSCGILLFVLLTGSTPWEEPSANDQWYVDFVENDGRILAGSWERLDIDTLSLIRGILKPKVSQRYSISKIQSHRWLQKKRVSFVDENYQCNNAEELFKRLTSNLKVSLSDDDYFRFNHDSLLMTQKTGDFDSENHYISNKITPLFSQQDEGFAVLKHDNLYKKYIPAATQNVCHPDPVINVSNFNDQKKWHMIMSQDPSSSQYKVSTEENFKPFSNNIYTRFYSVEDIEDILKVLENAIKTLNVSNCSSIVNEYANLIKLLGSAPIYPLSISIRTIDTRRLLLAGYLKIQQLDEDLKTVTFIRTKGDPLEWRRFFKKVTLLSREIVLQ, from the coding sequence atgtcAAGCTTTTCTCAAATTGATCCGCTGCCCAATATTAAAGATGTCGAAGTTAGAGATACTATAGGACAAGGTTCTTTTGCAATAGTTAAAAAGGCAACGTTGAAAAATGACGACTCTTTGGTATTTGCTATCAAATTTGTTCATTTGCATACTTGcaaaaaatttggattAGACGATAATGCCATAGCAAATGAAGTTTTAATCCATAAAAAGTGCTCAAAACACCCAAATGTAATTAGACTGTTAAATTTTAGTGTCTCTACCAACTATTTATGGTTAGCTATGGAATTGGCAGCCGGTGGCGATCTATTTGACAAAATCGAACCAGACGTTGGCATTCCCGATCAAGAAGttgttcaattttattttcaacaacttttaaatgCTGTACATTATTTACACAATGAATGTGGCGTTGCACATAGAGACATTAAACCTGAAAATATTCTGTTGGATAACCATGGCAACATGAAATTGGCAGATTTCGGATTGGCTACTGTCTTTAAGAGACAAAATGGCACCTACAGAAATTCTATAGATGTTTGCGGGAGTCCCCCATATATGGCTCCAGATGTTTTAGCAGACGGCGGTTACAGATCTGATGTAGCCGACATTTGGTCTTGCGGTATACTCTTATTTGTTCTATTAACCGGGTCTACGCCTTGGGAGGAACCTAGTGCCAATGATCAATGGTATGTAGATTTTGTGGAAAATGATGGCCGAATCCTTGCTGGGTCGTGGGAACGTTTAGATATAGATACATTAAGTTTGATTCGTGGCATATTAAAACCAAAAGTTTCTCAAAGATATAGTATAAGCAAAATCCAATCCCATAGGTggttgcaaaaaaaaagggtttCATTTGTTGATGAAAATTATCAATGCAATAACGCAGaagaattatttaaaaggtTAAcatcaaatttaaaagtttcatTATCTGATGACGATTATTTTAGATTTAATCACGATTCTTTGTTAATGACACAGAAAACTGGAGATTTCGATAGTGAAAATCATTACATTTCTAATAAGATAACACCGTTATTTTCTCAACAGGATGAGGGGTTTGCAGTTTTAAAACATGATAACttgtataaaaaatacattcCAGCTGCTACTCAAAACGTGTGTCATCCAGACCCTGTCATTAATGTTAGTAACTTTAatgatcaaaaaaaatggcatATGATTATGAGTCAAGATCCTTCATCCTCACAATATAAAGTTTCCACCGAAGAAAACTTCAAACCCTTTAGCAATAATATCTACACTCGTTTTTATAGCGTCGAAGACATTGAAgatatattaaaagttttagaaAATGCCATCAAAACTTTAAATGTTAGCAACTGTTCCTCTATTGTGAATGAATATgcaaatttaattaaattattaggTTCTGCACCTATATATCCTTTGTCTATATCTATTCGAACCATTGATACTAGGAGACTACTTTTAGCAGGCTATCTTAAGATTCAACAACTAGatgaagatttaaaaactgTCACATTTATACGGACAAAGGGAGATCCACTAGAATGGAgaagattttttaaaaaagttacatTATTGTCTAGAGAAATTGTACTACAATGA
- the RIF1 gene encoding DNA-binding protein RIF1 (similar to Saccharomyces cerevisiae YBR275C | RIF1 | RAP1-Interacting Factor), with amino-acid sequence MSKRINPFNLYGLLKKPKLTDSNIQQNNNNNNNNNNNNNNNNNEVLNKKVTFPENPVVANVVQPVIPDSNNTDHINTNFTASSTISPRHNKSILKSPKPNKPILKSPSPIKKNRITNDIIQITVDLNDSTDPFSPGYWQPGVVHVLQNISSIEEFMAILSSGIDELKSKLIKINDKQEIQISPLLYEVYATFNAILPNHNAISERNNNIKYQEKMNFATKLFMQKIEIFFNHFQQASSLISDERHTDQTSSPLKKFKQNPFLVRVYCQIGKFFSWIYSCDGVSSFLLADSETLNISKKIYKDFILPLKPFEHVGNSKSILHTQLSFFIDEKMGKYFLNDDNSIKEILTNITQFPDLDSSNVIAEKLSVIHSFLIKYPLHMSKLSKIWLFNEVLSRYIFAKTGNIQNEHIMTIIVKILLNTVKKILYKDHTRIEIQEYLFKANVNLLLKKEWLPLYQINGQDNNNGILGFMKSDPNKSFMSLLNYHLLHSVELGTNYKIIIDMWLTITLLAFFRFNSTRDAIVILHDTSWIKVSDSYYNMNNTEACQYAIRNWRVIIFLVTTGFRSDEGFLPLKDMVIDLLFYPYYQCKSKKNNFAKDYFFIFNKILYFIAYERKNNEMAKLIFEKLSQIFIDMVSFVFPNSNSVLIKQMSKIFNVFFGKINDNHVEANRFNSFKIVGNTPILCDDFIPLSEKFIQDNWNTIYSFLYTFVSNTSAKKEDIRYSTDLLLKFLLRTPASLRNFDICRKICTLFNMLIADAISKKDKKEMENIVLVALRNIPVIFNDQIFSSETPDLSMFTCIFGELISKEVPNDDIIQFLIQAKDITRLGISEFALLESLLTLGNQRISLYVRAYMASKIFSSSLTIEDYKLILKIINKVPSNEVLRNFIHLYNRLQINLNLGEYFEFDKWPYKVVSKFITLAYKEYDKKNERLFMNLLDIAVDNQIVFIFTTGELIKNNRHQGVEKLVDVFLTKKDKTSDKILIKENIQFVFSFFDTFTKDFQLELLILYTIHDLNFSILKTFRSQIFELIYSKKQDIQKPEFSLFRMFLNKYLTFLYTEPDPQLLNGYVHILSECSLSGLAWNVISEIDTDILFPKTVASLYVFNIPARHKLSGKVAEIFLNGDFHYCKEFLLEFLYLKFYDVFLLELDHFLEFIIVRGKDFTRKQKIFNIKLFHEACCYYVRQENSVLQNVFAKIAALGYTEYYFDEIMGCLILHPDFSLATVFSLISVVKKHRNLNIGKLLVPNMEFGKSNFNLLVEHFENYDDSHYIDSFTAEQGILVPIAHSVPTSNKYNLPSNKYSKKGLNKYFPKLFNATMESSSTNENGIILEDDNKNIVQNSKNVVTNMLAVSNNNAVIGGQIISKNLDIEHSHDTISGTDTGTFNSNGYINGSVDDEGSYADALNINTQDTSTELPNDLRTSAPMTSDTQTKEEIIDCAFNAKEGFSVVNDLVSENSRTSSVNSTTTTSHLKKDMTPIQTEDIVRDDVSFHEDDLGKNHTPLSNDTTIRKNIIEENLLLSKATVPNDNELYNGPPLDKKTQKILSTGNGTDLKIETLETNMEDDKDDTITNATNNQNNEKRKQQKLDAFFKEEEVGKGKRHEEHYSRFTEIKAPESLDESEMNITIEKLNEKNIISVDKASFNEEVEIPCLNKKDQQDQKDQQDQKNQQDQKDQQGQKDDKEVIEAFENTELSHTTKINENLIEPSKEIANDSTLATIDILTDSCSLPICKDNNLESNENRPSSDAFVIPAKRKSVENPIEAYVQQFRKDFPNKKIRNIIRRVRNIDRSELHSLKEIEKKMVRRELLGFLNAMDDDDN; translated from the coding sequence ATGTCCAAAAGAATTAATCCTTTTAATCTTTATGGACTCTTGAAAAAGCCAAAACTTACTGATTCTAATATTcaacaaaataacaacaacaataacaacaacaataacaacaacaataacaacaacaatgaagttttaaacaaaaaagtaaCTTTTCCAGAAAACCCAGTTGTAGCTAATGTTGTACAACCAGTAATACCCGATTCAAATAATACTGATCACATTAATACTAATTTTACAGCTAGCAGTACCATTTCACCAAGACATAATAagtcaattttaaaatcacCAAAACCAAATAAACCTATTTTGAAATCACCTAGtcctattaaaaaaaatagaattacAAACGatataatacaaataacaGTAGATCTTAATGATTCTACGGATCCCTTTTCACCAGGATATTGGCAACCAGGTGTTGTTCATGTCTTACAAAATATCTCAAGCATCGAAGAATTTATGGCTATTTTATCTAGCGGCATTGATGAATTAAAATCtaaattgataaaaataaatgataaaCAAGAAATACAAATTTCGCCATTGCTATATGAAGTTTATGCAACATTCAATGCCATTCTTCCGAATCATAACGCCATCTCTGAaagaaacaataatataaagtatcaagaaaaaatgaattttgCTACCAAATTGTTCAtgcaaaaaattgaaattttttttaatcatttCCAACAAGCCTCTTCTTTAATATCTGATGAGAGGCATACCGACCAAACAAGTTCTCCTCTCAAAAAGTTCAAACAAAATCCCTTTTTGGTCAGAGTCTATTGCCAGATTGGTAAATTTTTCAGTTGGATTTATTCGTGTGATGGAGTTTCAAGCTTTTTGCTTGCAGATTCAGAAACTTTGAACattagtaaaaaaatatacaaagaCTTCATACTCCCACTGAAGCCATTTGAACATGTGGGAAATAGCAAATCTATACTGCATACACaactttccttttttatcGATGAAAAAATGgggaaatattttttgaatgatgataattctattaaagaaattttaacTAACATAACACAATTCCCAGATTTAGATAGCTCCAATGTAATTGCCGAAAAACTCTCCGTAATTCATTCATTTCTCATAAAATATCCTCTTCATATGTCTAAGTTGTCTAAAATTTGGTTATTTAATGAGGTATTGTCCAGATATATCTTTGCAAAAACTGGTAATATCCAAAATGAGCATATTATGACCATTAtagttaaaattttattaaatacagtgaaaaaaatcttGTATAAAGATCATACAAGAATTGAAATTCaagaatatttatttaaagcaAATGTGAATTTGctactaaaaaaagagtgGCTTCCCTTATACCAAATAAATGGtcaagataataataatggaatTTTAGGTTTTATGAAGAGTGACCCAAATAAGTCATTTATGAGCTTGCTCAATTATCATCTTCTACATTCCGTAGAACTGGGAACAAActataaaataatcataGATATGTGGCTAACTATTACACTTTTAGCTTTTTTCCGTTTCAATTCTACTCGCGATGCTATTGTTATATTACATGATACTTCTTGGATAAAAGTCAGTGATTCATATTACAATATGAATAACACGGAAGCCTGTCAATATGCCATTAGAAATTGGAgagtaataatttttttggtaacCACTGGTTTTAGATCAGATGAAGGATTTTTGCCACTTAAAGATATGGTCatagatttattattttacccATATTACCAGTGTAAAAGTAAGAAGAACAACTTTGCAAAGGactacttttttattttcaacaaaattttgtattttatcgCTTatgaaaggaaaaataatgaGATGGCAAAACTTATATTCGAAAAATTATCACAAATTTTCATTGATATGGTTTCTTTTGTGTTTCCAAACAGTAATTCTGTTCTTATTAAACAAAtgtcaaaaatttttaacgttttttttggaaaaatcaATGACAACCACGTTGAAGCAAATCGTTTTAATAGCTTTAAGATTGTTGGAAATACACCTATACTATGTGATGATTTTATACCTTTGTCAGAAAAATTTATCCAAGATAATTGGAATACCAtttattcctttttataCACCTTTGTCTCAAATACTTCGGcaaaaaaggaagataTACGGTATTCGacagatttattattgaaattcTTGCTAAGAACACCTGCTTCCCTTAGGAATTTCGATATTTGTAGAAAGATTTGTACCCTTTTTAACATGTTGATCGCTGATGCTATATcgaaaaaagataaaaaagaaatggaaaatataGTTTTAGTTGCTCTTAGAAATATTCCTGTAATCTTTAATGACCAAATTTTTTCCTCAGAAACACCTGATTTATCAATGTTCACATGCATATTTGGTGAATTAATCAGTAAAGAAGTTCCTAATGACGATATTATACAATTTTTGATTCAAGCAAAAGATATTACCAGGCTAGGTATTTCAGAGTTTGCCTTATTAGAAAGTCTTTTAACTTTGGGTAATCAAAGAATATCTTTATATGTTAGAGCTTATATGGcatccaaaattttttcttcctctcTCACTATAGAAGATTACAAATTAATTCTGAAAATAATCAATAAAGTACCAAGTAATGAAGTGCTAAGAAATTTTATACATCTGTATAACAGGTTGCAAATAAACCTAAATTTGGGcgaatattttgaatttgaCAAGTGGCCCTATAAAGTTGTTAGTAAATTTATCACTTTAGCCTACAAGGAAtacgataaaaaaaatgaacgACTATTTATGAATTTACTAGATATAGCCGTTGATAATCAAAtagttttcatttttactaCAGGcgaattaataaaaaataatagacaTCAAGGCGTTGAGAAATTAGTTGATGTTTTTTTGACCAAAAAGGATAAAACCTCTGACAAAATTTTaatcaaagaaaatattcaatttgttttttctttttttgatacATTTACCAAAGATTTTCAACTGGAATTGCTAATACTTTACACTATTCATGACTTGAACTTTTCcattttgaaaactttCCGTTCtcaaatttttgaattaatatattccaAGAAACAAGATATTCAAAAGCCTGAGTTCTCATTATTCAGAatgtttttgaataaatatttgacCTTTTTATATACAGAACCTGATCCTCAATTGTTAAATGGTTATGTTCATATACTATCAGAATGTTCTTTAAGTGGTCTTGCCTGGAATGTCATTTCCGAAATTGACACAGATATATTGTTCCCAAAAACCGTAGCCTCATTATATGTCTTCAATATTCCGGCTCGCCACAAATTGAGCGGTAAAGTTgctgaaatttttttaaatggtgATTTCCACTATTGCAAGGAGTTTCTTTTAgaatttttgtatttgaaATTCTATGATGTCTTTCTTTTAGAGCTGGATCATTTTTTGGAGTTTATTATCGTTCGTGGGAAAGATTTTActagaaaacaaaaaatatttaatattaaacttTTCCATGAAGCCTGTTGTTACTATGTTCGTCAAGAAAATTCCGTACTACAAAATGTCTTTGCCAAAATTGCTGCTTTAGGATATACAgagtattattttgatgaaATCATGGGGTGTTTGATTTTACATCCAGATTTTTCGTTGGCTACGGTTTTTTCGCTGATCTCGGTGGTTAAAAAACATAGAAACTTAAATATTGGAAAGCTATTGGTACCTAACATGGAGTTTGGGAAATCAAATTTCAATTTACTTGTTGAACATTTTGAGAACTATGATGATTCGCATTATATAGATAGTTTTACTGCTGAGCAAGGTATTTTGGTTCCAATTGCACACTCCGTACCAACAAGTAACAAATATAATCTCCCATCAAATAAATACTCCAAAAAAGGGTTgaacaaatattttcctAAACTTTTTAACGCGACAATGGAGTCATCATCAACTAATGAAAATGGTATAATACTGGAAGACgacaacaaaaacattgttcaaaattcaaaaaacgTTGTTACTAATATGTTGGCCGTTTCAAATAACAATGCTGTTATTGGTGGGCAAATAATTTCCAAGAATCTGGATATTGAACATAGTCACGACACAATTTCTGGCACTGATACTGGTACTTTTAATAGTAATGGGTATATCAACGGGAGTGTAGATGACGAAGGGTCTTATGCAGATGccttaaatattaatactcAGGATACCTCTACCGAATTGCCTAACGATTTGAGAACATCAGCTCCTATGACAAGTGATACCCAGactaaagaagaaattataGATTGTGCTTTTAACGCAAAAGAGGGGTTTTCTGTAGTTAATGATTTAGTATCAGAAAATTCACGCACGTCATCTGTTAATTCTACAACAACTACTTCACACTTAAAAAAGGACATGACTCCTATTCAAACTGAAGATATAGTGCGGGACGATGTTTCATTCCACGAAGATGATCTTGGGAAAAATCATACACCTCTTTCAAATGATACAACTATTAGAAAGAACataattgaagaaaatttattattgtctaAAGCTACTGTTCCTAATGATAACGAATTATATAATGGGCCCCctttggataaaaaaacacaGAAAATTTTATCTACAGGTAATGGCACCGATTTGAAAATTGAGACTTTGGAAACAAATATGGAAGATGATAAAGATGATACCATCACTAATGCAAccaataatcaaaataatgagAAACggaaacaacaaaaattggATGCATTTTTTAAGGAAGAAGAGGTCGGCAAGGGGAAACGGCATGAAGAACATTATTCCCGTTTCACTGAAATTAAAGCTCCTGAATCTTTAGATGAATCCGAAATGAATATTAcgattgaaaaattaaatgagaaaaatattatttctgTTGATAAAGCAAGTTTCAATGAAGAGGTTGAAATACCatgtttaaataaaaaagatcaaCAGGATCAAAAAGATCAACAggatcaaaaaaatcaacagGATCAAAAAGATCAACAGGGGCAAAAAGATGACAAAGAGGTTATTGAAGCTTTTGAAAATACTGAATTGTCACATActacaaaaattaatgaaaatttaattGAACCATCCAAAGAAATTGCAAATGACAGTACCCTAGCTACTATTGATATTCTCACTGATAGTTGTAGTTTACCCATTTgtaaagataataatttggAGTCTAATGAAAATAGACCATCTTCCGATGCTTTTGTAATACCAGCTAAAAGAAAGTCGGTTGAGAATCCTATTGAAGCTTACGTACAGCAGTTCAGAAAGGATtttccaaataaaaaaattagaaatatCATTAGAAGAGTACGTAATATTGATAGATCGGAGCTACATTCCTTGAAAGAAATCGAGAAGAAAATGGTTCGAAGGGAATTATTAGGCTTTTTGAATGCCAtggatgatgatgataattaa
- a CDS encoding uncharacterized protein (similar to Saccharomyces cerevisiae YLR237W | THI7 | THIamine metabolism), producing MKQNSPDLEAHPIASTNNINIITSLVSNQDLDIVHQQVELEKEEVPTTKWKKFLKKLEVPHEGKAISILRNPDLEPVKDEDRNWGFWSNFAYWGLPNFSVMTYSTGSALLGLNLDIKQSIGAIVIANIIIAGMTILNCNPGLKYHIGYTLDQRMIFGIYGSVIGIIFRVGISVVMYGYIAWSGGLCVNMMLESLSHHYLHLPNYFPDSVPMDTKGLVGFLVFQLVSMSLFAVSPRKIRLPNIISCFMTLFAVIGILAYTVNKAGGPGPLFYQPVELTESVRSWAWIFAITIWGSGVSVGITNQSDFSRFAGNTWSCYLGTFFGVVLPGTFICAAGMFVASACKKLYGVAYWTPNDISHQWLMDNYDGKGRAASFFVGLAFAACQVFLNMTQNGFACGMDLTGLLPKYINCARGTLFVCLISWCDCPWTFFQSSSTFLDAMSAFGMFTLPITIMNYVEFFIIRRSKLSMIDFFTTSPNGSYYYFRGFNIRAVVTLIVSVVLGIPGLYYSCNPQVEANAGMMNFFEGYWFFIPVLSFGLYLVLSYAFPYKHDRLGVSDPVDYFNCFSEKECEAMGMIKYEGDGDAYEIIDTELISQRAEHESISGTSEGGIQEIDEIVAKKE from the coding sequence atgaaacaaAATTCTCCGGATCTTGAGGCGCATCCAATTGCTtccactaataatataaatatcatTACATCTTTGGTCAGTAATCAAGATTTGGATATTGTGCATCAACAAGTCGAgctagaaaaagaagaggttccaacaacaaaatggaaaaagtttttaaagaaattagAAGTTCCACATGAGGGTAAAGCCATCTCTATTTTACGTAACCCAGATCTAGAACCAGTTAAAGATGAGGACAGGAATTGGGGGTTTTGGTCTAATTTTGCCTATTGGGGGTTACCTAATTTTTCCGTTATGACTTACAGTACTGGGAGTGCGCTACTAGGTTTGAATTTAGATATTAAACAATCTATTGGTGCTATTGTCATTgctaatataattattgcTGGTATGACAATTTTGAATTGTAATCCAGgtttaaaatatcacaTTGGTTATACTCTAGATCAAAGAATGATTTTTGGTATTTACGGATCTGTAATTGGTATCATATTCAGAGTTGGGATTTCCGTTGTTATGTATGGTTATATTGCTTGGTCTGGTGGGTTGTGTGTCAATATGATGTTGGAATCTTTGTCACATCATTATTTACATTTGCCTAATTATTTCCCAGATAGTGTTCCTATGGATACCAAAGGATTAGTTggatttttagtttttcaaCTTGTTTCAATGTCATTATTTGCTGTTTCTCCAAGAAAAATTCGTTTACCTAATATCATCTCTTGTTTCATGACTTTGTTTGCTGTTATTGGTATATTGGCTTATACCGTGAATAAAGCTGGTGGTCCAGGTCCGTTATTTTATCAACCAGTTGAGTTAACTGAATCAGTACGTTCTTGGGCTTGGATTTTTGCTATCACCATTTGGGGTTCTGGTGTCAGTGTTGGGATTACAAATCAAAGTGATTTTTCAAGGTTTGCAGGAAACACCTGGAGTTGCTATTTGGGTACATTTTTCGGAGTTGTTTTGCCAGGTACTTTTATCTGTGCTGCTGGTATGTTTGTTGCTAGTGCCtgtaaaaaattgtatgGTGTTGCTTACTGGACCCCAAATGACATCAGTCATCAATGGTTAATGGATAATTATGATGGCAAGGGAAGAGCTGCTTCATTTTTCGTCGGTTTGGCATTTGCTGCTTGCCAAGTGTTTCTAAATATGACTCAGAATGGTTTTGCATGTGGTATGGATCTAACTGGATTGTTGccaaaatatatcaattgTGCCAGAGGtactttatttgtttgtctGATTTCATGGTGTGATTGTCCATGGACTTTTTTCCAAAGCTCTAGTACCTTTTTGGACGCTATGTCTGCCTTCGGTATGTTTACTTTACCAATAACTATCATGAATTATGTGGaatttttcatcattaGACGTTCCAAATTATCAATGATTGATTTTTTCACAACCAGTCCAAACGGCAGTTACTATTATTTCCGCGGATTTAATATCAGGGCAGTTGTAACGTTAATTGTAAGTGTGGTTCTTGGTATACCAGGTTTATACTACTCGTGTAATCCTCAAGTTGAGGCAAATGCGGGTatgatgaatttttttgaaggtTATTGGTTTTTTATTCCAGTCCTTTCTTTTGGACTATATTTAGTTTTAAGTTACGCATTCCCTTATAAACATGATAGATTAGGTGTTAGTGACCCTGTTGATTACTTCAACTGTTTCAGCGAAAAGGAATGTGAAGCAATGGGTATGATCAAATACGAAGGTGATGGCGATGCTTATGAGATTATTGATACAGAGTTAATTAGCCAGAGAGCTGAACATGAATCAATTTCCGGAACTAGTGAAGGTGGTATTCAAGAAATAGATGAAATTGTTgctaaaaaagaatag
- the SHM1 gene encoding glycine hydroxymethyltransferase SHM1 (similar to Saccharomyces cerevisiae YBR263W | SHM1 | Serine HydroxyMethyltransferase), translating to MLFTRTSSLRKSALRFSLSTSRFISTSVKSQQVLLSKPVQDVDPEMYSILESERKRQKNSITLIPSENFTSKAVMDLLGSEMQNKYSEGYPGERYYGGNQFIDKAESLCQKRALELYNLDPEKWGVNVQSLSGAPANLYTYSALLNVGDRLMGLDLPHGGHLSHGYQLPSGTKISYVSKYFTTMPYQVNSETGIIDYDQLSLTSKLFRPKIIVAGTSAYSRLLDYKKFRKIADGCNAYLMSDMAHISGLVAAGVIPSPFEYSDIVTTTTHKSLRGPRGAMIFYRKGLRKVTKKGKEIMYDLESKINFSVFPGHQGGPHNHTISALAVALKQASTPEFKQYQEKIVSNAKIFAEELSKRGFQLVSNGTDNHLILINLSNLGIDGARLETILEHMNIAANKNTIPGDKSALFPTGLRIGTPAMTTRGFGPAEFTKVAEYLDKAAKLAIALKSQENVDSKAHARAHLIEFKRLVGESQEVDKLAKEVSDYVCKYPVPGEL from the coding sequence atgttattTACAAGAACATCTAGCCTAAGAAAATCAGCTTTACGTTTTAGCTTATCAACTTCTCGTTTCATATCCACATCTGTTAAATCACAACAAGTTTTACTATCCAAACCTGTCCAAGATGTTGACCCAGAAATGTATTCTATCTTAGAAtctgaaagaaaaagacaGAAAAATTCCATTACTCTAATTCCTAGTGAAAATTTCACCTCTAAAGCTGTTATGGATTTGTTGGGCAGCGAAAtgcaaaataaatattcagAAGGTTATCCAGGCGAACGTTATTATGGTGGTAACCAATTCATTGATAAAGCAGAATCTTTGTGCCAAAAACGTGCTTTGGAACTATATAATTTAGATCCAGAAAAGTGGGGTGTCAATGTTCAATCTTTGAGTGGTGCTCCAGCCAATTTATATACCTATTCTGCCTTGTTGAATGTTGGTGATAGGTTAATGGGTTTAGATTTGCCTCATGGTGGTCATCTAAGTCATGGCTATCAATTACCCTCTGGCACTAAAATCTCTTAtgtttccaaatatttCACCACAATGCCCTACCAAGTCAATTCAGAAACAGGTATTATCGATTACGACCAATTGTCACTTACTTCCAAATTGTTCAGACCAAAGATTATCGTTGCTGGTACCTCCGCTTACTCTCGTTTATTagattacaaaaaattcaGAAAGATTGCGGATGGTTGTAATGCGTATTTAATGTCGGACATGGCCCACATTTCCGGTTTAGTCGCTGCTGGTGTTATTCCTTCCCCATTTGAATATTCTGATATTGTCACCACCACCACTCATAAGTCACTAAGGGGTCCAAGGGGTGCCATGATTTTCTACAGAAAGGGCTTACGTAAAGTTACCAAAAAAGGTAAAGAGATTATGTATGATTTGGAATCAAAGATTAATTTCAGTGTTTTCCCAGGTCACCAAGGTGGCCCACACAACCATACCATCAGTGCCTTGGCTGTTGCCTTGAAACAAGCCTCCACTCCAGAATTCAAGCAAtatcaagaaaaaattgtttccaATGCAAAGATATTTGCCGAAGAATTGAGCAAAAGAGGCTTTCAACTAGTTAGTAATGGTACCGACAACCATTTAATCTTGATTAACTTGTCTAACTTGGGTATTGATGGCGCCAGATTAGAAACTATTTTGGAACATATGAATATTGCtgccaataaaaatactattCCCGGCGACAAAAGTGCCTTATTTCCAACAGGTTTGAGGATTGGTACACCCGCTATGACCACTAGGGGATTTGGTCCAGCAGAATTCACCAAAGTTGCTGAATATTTGGACAAAGCTGCCAAATTGGCCATTGCCTTGAAGAGTCAAGAAAATGTTGACTCCAAAGCACATGCCAGAGCACATTTAATTGAATTCAAGAGATTAGTTGGCGAAAGTCAAGAAGTCGATAAACTAGCAAAGGAGGTTTCTGATTATGTTTGTAAATATCCTGTTCCAGGTGAATTATAA
- a CDS encoding uncharacterized protein (similar to Saccharomyces cerevisiae YBR255C-A | RCF3 | Respiratory superComplex Factor) encodes MGVLPVHYDKATIKELTKELSIGGIQGAIYGAMISISTGFLLKRFSTVYRNVRAQVRVFYHCAWISMGSVFVADKQLIKFQEKYYENEYHRRQQALDIAADKGLYLDDQDVVKSTTTEGVHYD; translated from the coding sequence atggGCGTGTTACCTGTTCATTACGATAAAGCAACTATTAAAGAATTGACCAAAGAACTATCAATAGGTGGTATACAAGGTGCAATTTATGGTGCTATGATCTCAATATCAACAGggtttttgttaaaaagaTTCAGTACAGTATATCGTAATGTGCGTGCTCAAGTGCGTGTCTTTTATCATTGTGCATGGATATCAATGGGATCTGTTTTTGTAGCAGACAaacaattaattaaattccaagaaaaatattatgaaaatgaaTATCATAGAAGACAACAGGCTCTAGATATTGCTGCTGATAAGGGTTTATATTTAGATGATCAAGATGTTGTAAAATCTACTACTACAGAGGGTGTTCATTAtgactaa